From the Nocardiopsis changdeensis genome, one window contains:
- a CDS encoding alpha/beta fold hydrolase, which yields MPDTHLHGTHVYRSETGAREIRTWCEERLASWPALTALPPLGTGLGTTRAFTAPGGDAPPVVFLGGTNFNSATSVDLARVLARDRAVTLVDLPGQPGLSEGLRPRSGRASAYGAWFDEILPMLTGRPATVLAHSLGAAVALSARPSELVRAVVMVGPAGLTAAPVNSDLMRVTLPWMIGPRDDKSTRLLDYMSGPGYTSRARGTAVHPLAPWMTLVGRHCRTSLAPGPLPMECLRPWEDTPVVVATGSEDAFYSPARLHGPARRLLDSEVTVLEGAGHLAPYEVPEEIAGLVRSLD from the coding sequence ATGCCCGACACACACCTCCACGGTACGCACGTCTACCGCTCCGAGACCGGCGCCCGCGAGATCCGGACCTGGTGCGAGGAGCGGCTCGCCTCCTGGCCCGCGCTCACCGCGCTGCCCCCGCTCGGCACCGGCCTGGGCACCACCCGCGCCTTCACCGCCCCGGGCGGGGACGCCCCGCCGGTCGTCTTCCTCGGCGGCACCAACTTCAACTCCGCGACCTCGGTGGACCTGGCCAGGGTCCTGGCCCGCGACCGCGCGGTCACCCTGGTCGACCTGCCCGGGCAGCCCGGCCTCAGCGAGGGGCTGCGCCCCCGCTCGGGCCGGGCGTCCGCCTACGGCGCCTGGTTCGACGAGATCCTGCCGATGCTCACCGGCCGCCCGGCGACCGTGCTCGCCCACTCGCTGGGCGCCGCCGTGGCGCTTTCCGCCAGACCCTCCGAGCTGGTCCGCGCCGTCGTGATGGTCGGCCCGGCGGGCCTGACGGCGGCGCCGGTGAACTCGGACCTGATGCGGGTCACCCTGCCGTGGATGATCGGGCCGCGCGACGACAAGAGCACCCGCCTGCTCGACTACATGAGCGGGCCCGGGTACACGTCCAGGGCGCGGGGGACGGCGGTGCACCCGCTGGCGCCGTGGATGACCCTGGTCGGACGCCACTGCCGGACCAGCCTGGCCCCGGGGCCGCTGCCGATGGAGTGCCTGCGCCCCTGGGAGGACACCCCGGTGGTCGTGGCCACCGGTTCCGAGGACGCCTTCTACTCGCCCGCCCGCCTGCACGGTCCCGCCCGTCGGCTGCTGGACTCCGAGGTCACCGTGCTGGAGGGGGCGGGGCACCTGGCCCCCTACGAGGTCCCCGAGGAGATCGCCGGACTCGTGCGCTCCCTGGACTGA
- the nhaA gene encoding Na+/H+ antiporter NhaA: protein MSIDPLAHSTSRTPLARLAEALRSDTVGGFLLIGAALVAIIWINSPFGGVYENLRSVTVGPESLHLNLSLETWAADALLAVFFFVVGNELKQEFVNGELRNPRRAMLPIIAAVCGMLVPAAIYAAINFSSPDTLHGWGIPMATDIAFAVAILAVIGRHLPPALRTFLLTLAIVDDLGAIIVIAVFYTSGIDLLMLAAALVGLVVFGYLQRGKGLAAALNASRLPNWVVYVPLAVLIWVLMHESGVHATIAGVAMGLLMRTKALPGEAHDPSHGVEQILRPWSAGLALPIFAFFSAGVVIDGMGAIVSDPASLGIILGLVVGKTVGIAGGSWITTKVTRAELNPSLKWIDIVGMSQLAGIGFTVSLLISELTFAGSPEHLAHAKTGVLAASLIATALAAVILGARSRHYKGRMDALAEQERGDRG, encoded by the coding sequence ATGAGCATCGACCCGCTGGCACACTCCACGTCCCGGACGCCCCTCGCACGACTCGCCGAAGCACTGCGCAGCGACACCGTCGGGGGCTTCCTCCTGATCGGTGCGGCGCTGGTCGCGATCATCTGGATCAACTCGCCCTTCGGCGGGGTCTACGAGAACCTGCGATCGGTGACCGTGGGACCCGAGTCCCTGCACCTGAACCTCTCGTTGGAGACCTGGGCGGCGGACGCCCTGCTCGCCGTCTTCTTCTTCGTCGTGGGCAACGAGCTCAAGCAGGAGTTCGTGAACGGCGAGCTGCGCAACCCGCGCCGCGCCATGCTGCCGATCATCGCAGCGGTCTGCGGCATGCTCGTGCCCGCCGCGATCTACGCGGCGATCAACTTCTCCTCCCCGGACACCCTCCACGGGTGGGGCATCCCGATGGCCACCGACATCGCCTTCGCGGTGGCCATCCTCGCGGTGATCGGCCGGCACCTGCCGCCCGCGCTGCGGACCTTCCTGCTGACCCTGGCGATCGTCGACGACCTGGGCGCCATCATCGTGATCGCGGTGTTCTACACCTCGGGCATCGACCTGCTCATGCTGGCCGCCGCCCTGGTCGGCCTGGTGGTCTTCGGGTACCTCCAGCGCGGCAAGGGCCTGGCCGCCGCGCTGAACGCCTCGCGGCTGCCCAACTGGGTGGTGTACGTGCCGCTGGCGGTGCTGATCTGGGTGCTGATGCACGAGAGCGGCGTCCACGCCACCATCGCCGGTGTGGCCATGGGCCTGCTGATGCGCACCAAGGCGCTGCCCGGTGAGGCGCACGACCCCAGCCACGGCGTGGAGCAGATCCTGCGGCCCTGGTCGGCGGGCCTGGCCCTGCCGATCTTCGCGTTCTTCTCCGCCGGCGTGGTCATCGACGGGATGGGCGCGATCGTCAGCGACCCGGCCTCCCTCGGCATCATCCTGGGCCTGGTCGTCGGCAAGACCGTCGGCATCGCGGGCGGCTCGTGGATCACCACCAAGGTGACCCGGGCCGAACTGAACCCGAGCCTGAAGTGGATCGACATCGTCGGCATGTCCCAGCTGGCCGGGATCGGGTTCACCGTGTCGCTGCTGATCAGCGAACTGACCTTCGCGGGCTCCCCCGAGCACCTGGCGCACGCCAAGACCGGTGTGCTGGCCGCCTCGCTGATCGCCACCGCGCTGGCGGCGGTCATCCTGGGGGCGCGGTCGCGGCACTACAAGGGCAGGATGGACGCCCTGGCCGAGCAGGAGCGCGGCGACCGGGGCTGA
- a CDS encoding cold-shock protein, whose product MATGTVKWFNSEKGFGFIEQDGGGPDVFAHYSNIQATGFRELAEGQAVQFDAVAGAKGPQAENITLI is encoded by the coding sequence ATGGCGACCGGTACGGTCAAGTGGTTCAACTCCGAAAAGGGCTTCGGCTTCATCGAGCAGGACGGCGGCGGCCCCGACGTCTTCGCCCACTACTCGAACATCCAGGCCACGGGCTTCCGCGAGCTGGCCGAGGGCCAGGCCGTGCAGTTCGACGCCGTCGCCGGGGCCAAGGGCCCCCAGGCCGAGAACATCACCCTGATCTAG
- a CDS encoding DEAD/DEAH box helicase, with translation MSHPYRTGTNTRSRPARGYGRQRPRAAARPRTGGGGPSGEFALPVTVTPALPPAESFEALDMPAALKRTLAKQGLTTPSEIQAATLPDSLAGRDVLGRSRTGSGKTLAFGLALLAGLDGRTAEPRRPLAVVLAPTRELAQQVADSLDPYARSVGVRSAIVVGGMPIHRQARALRQGVHLVVATPGRLRDLMERGDCVLDKVESAVLDEADQMTDMGFMPQVTAILQEVPADGRRMLFSATLDRNVDTLVRRFLNDPVVHSVDLSEGAVSTMEHHVVHVSPTEKKDVVTRIAAREGRVIMFLDTKRAVDRMADHLLANGILAAPLHGGRSQPQRTRTLDQFKRGDVTALIATNVAARGIHVDGLDLVVNIDPPTDHKDYLHRGGRTARAGERGNVVTLVLPGQRRDMTRLMGRARIEPRTLGGGANAADLAEVTGAREPSGVPVTVRSPEPREPRRDRAPRGRRRPRR, from the coding sequence ATGAGTCATCCGTACCGCACCGGTACGAACACCCGCAGCCGCCCCGCCCGGGGGTACGGCCGGCAGCGCCCCCGCGCCGCCGCCCGCCCCCGCACCGGCGGCGGCGGGCCCTCCGGGGAGTTCGCCCTCCCCGTCACCGTCACCCCGGCGCTGCCGCCGGCGGAGTCCTTCGAGGCCCTGGACATGCCCGCGGCCCTGAAGCGGACCCTGGCCAAGCAGGGCCTGACCACCCCGTCCGAGATCCAGGCGGCGACCCTGCCCGACTCCCTGGCCGGACGCGACGTCCTGGGCCGGAGCCGGACCGGGTCCGGCAAGACCCTGGCCTTCGGCCTGGCCCTGCTCGCCGGCCTGGACGGGCGCACCGCCGAGCCCCGGCGCCCCCTGGCGGTCGTCCTGGCCCCGACCCGGGAGCTGGCCCAGCAGGTCGCCGACTCCCTGGACCCCTACGCGCGTTCGGTGGGGGTGCGCTCGGCCATCGTCGTGGGCGGCATGCCGATCCACCGCCAGGCCCGCGCCCTGCGCCAGGGCGTCCACCTGGTCGTCGCCACCCCGGGGCGGCTGCGCGACCTGATGGAGCGCGGCGACTGCGTGCTGGACAAGGTGGAGTCGGCGGTCCTGGACGAGGCCGACCAGATGACCGACATGGGCTTCATGCCGCAGGTCACCGCCATCCTCCAGGAGGTCCCGGCCGACGGGCGGCGCATGCTGTTCTCCGCCACCCTGGACCGCAACGTCGATACCCTGGTCCGCCGCTTCCTGAACGACCCGGTGGTCCACTCGGTCGACCTGTCCGAGGGCGCCGTCTCCACCATGGAGCACCACGTCGTGCACGTGTCGCCCACGGAGAAGAAGGACGTCGTGACCAGGATCGCCGCCCGCGAGGGCCGGGTGATCATGTTCCTGGACACCAAGCGCGCGGTGGACCGGATGGCCGACCACCTGCTGGCCAACGGGATCCTGGCCGCGCCCCTGCACGGCGGCCGCAGCCAGCCGCAGCGGACGCGCACCCTCGACCAGTTCAAGCGGGGCGACGTCACCGCGCTGATCGCGACCAACGTCGCGGCGCGCGGCATCCACGTGGACGGCCTGGACCTGGTGGTCAACATCGACCCGCCCACCGACCACAAGGACTACCTGCACCGGGGCGGGCGCACCGCCCGGGCCGGGGAGCGGGGCAACGTGGTCACGCTCGTGCTGCCCGGCCAGCGCCGCGACATGACCCGGCTGATGGGCCGGGCGCGGATCGAGCCGCGCACCCTGGGCGGGGGCGCGAACGCCGCCGACCTGGCCGAGGTGACCGGGGCCCGCGAGCCCTCGGGCGTCCCGGTCACGGTGCGGTCCCCGGAGCCCCGCGAGCCGCGGCGCGACCGGGCCCCGCGCGGGCGGCGCCGCCCGCGCCGCTGA
- the atzF gene encoding allophanate hydrolase codes for MHRPTDRVRAAYRRIAEADRPEVWISLRPEPEVLADAALLEERLAAGEDLPLAGLLLAVKDNIDAAGLPTTAAHPGFAYTPQESAPAVRRLAGAGALVLGKTNLDQFATGLVGTRSPYGAVRGAADPERISGGSSSGSAVAVALGIADLALGTDTAGSGRVPAALNGIVGIKPTLGLVPASGVVPAARPYDCVTVFARDLGTARAAVAVMSSPAEDDPYSRPVPADVRLAPRGAGRVAVPSPEGLEPLSEAEREAFAAAAAVLEKTGAEVAEVDVAPLLEAARLLYDGALVAERYAAVGDFLRAHPEGADPTVAGIILAAEDLPAHRLAADQQRLAAYRATAAGILDGSDALLLPTTVGHPTLAEVAADPVGVNSRLGTYTNFVNLLDLAAVAVPAGEAEGRPFGVSLIARAFEDQVALDLAGALTGQDPGELHPGAGVELAVFGAHLRGQPLHHQLTGAGARFVEATATAPEYRMVALPTTPPKPGLQRVASGGTAVACEVWKLSPAALGAFLAALPAPMALGAVTLADGRTVVGFGCEAVAAEGARDISGYGGWRAYLEASRD; via the coding sequence ATGCACCGACCCACCGACCGTGTCCGCGCCGCCTACCGGCGGATCGCCGAGGCCGACCGCCCCGAGGTCTGGATCTCCCTGCGCCCCGAACCCGAGGTGCTGGCCGACGCCGCGCTCCTGGAGGAGCGGCTGGCGGCGGGGGAGGACCTCCCGCTGGCCGGGCTGCTGCTGGCGGTCAAGGACAACATCGACGCGGCGGGGCTGCCCACCACAGCGGCCCACCCGGGGTTCGCGTACACACCGCAGGAGAGCGCGCCCGCGGTGCGGAGGCTGGCCGGGGCCGGGGCCCTGGTCCTGGGCAAGACCAACCTCGACCAGTTCGCCACCGGCCTGGTGGGCACCCGCAGCCCCTACGGCGCGGTGCGCGGGGCCGCCGACCCGGAGCGGATCTCGGGCGGCTCCAGCTCGGGTTCGGCGGTGGCGGTCGCCCTGGGGATCGCGGACCTCGCCCTGGGCACGGACACCGCCGGCTCGGGGCGGGTGCCCGCCGCCCTCAACGGCATCGTCGGGATCAAGCCCACCCTGGGCCTGGTCCCGGCCTCGGGGGTGGTCCCGGCGGCCCGGCCCTACGACTGCGTCACCGTGTTCGCCCGCGACCTGGGCACCGCCCGGGCGGCGGTGGCGGTGATGTCGTCCCCGGCGGAGGACGACCCCTACTCCCGGCCGGTGCCCGCCGACGTGCGCCTGGCCCCGCGCGGGGCGGGCCGGGTGGCGGTGCCGTCCCCGGAGGGCCTGGAACCGCTGTCGGAGGCGGAGCGGGAGGCCTTCGCGGCGGCCGCGGCCGTACTGGAGAAGACCGGCGCGGAGGTCGCCGAGGTGGACGTCGCCCCGCTGCTGGAGGCGGCCCGGCTGCTCTACGACGGCGCGCTGGTCGCCGAGCGGTACGCGGCCGTCGGGGACTTCCTCAGGGCGCACCCGGAGGGAGCCGACCCCACCGTGGCGGGCATCATCCTGGCCGCGGAGGACCTCCCCGCGCACCGGCTGGCGGCGGACCAGCAGCGCCTGGCCGCCTACCGGGCGACGGCGGCGGGGATCCTCGACGGGTCCGACGCCCTGCTGCTGCCGACCACGGTCGGGCACCCCACCCTGGCGGAGGTGGCCGCGGACCCGGTGGGGGTGAACTCCCGGCTGGGCACCTACACCAACTTCGTCAACCTGCTGGACCTGGCGGCGGTCGCGGTCCCGGCCGGGGAGGCGGAGGGCCGCCCGTTCGGGGTGAGCCTCATCGCCCGGGCGTTCGAGGACCAGGTGGCCCTGGACCTGGCCGGAGCGCTCACCGGGCAGGACCCGGGGGAGCTGCACCCGGGCGCGGGCGTGGAACTGGCGGTGTTCGGCGCCCACCTGCGCGGACAGCCGCTGCACCACCAGCTCACCGGGGCGGGCGCCCGGTTCGTGGAGGCCACCGCGACCGCGCCGGAGTACCGGATGGTCGCCCTGCCCACGACCCCGCCCAAGCCGGGGCTGCAACGGGTCGCCTCCGGCGGGACCGCGGTGGCCTGCGAGGTGTGGAAGCTGTCCCCGGCGGCGCTGGGGGCCTTCCTGGCGGCGCTGCCCGCGCCGATGGCCCTGGGCGCGGTCACCCTCGCCGACGGGCGCACGGTGGTGGGGTTCGGCTGCGAGGCGGTCGCGGCCGAGGGGGCGCGGGACATCAGCGGGTACGGCGGCTGGCGCGCCTACCTGGAGGCGTCCCGGGACTGA
- the uca gene encoding urea carboxylase, which translates to MFDSVLVANRGEIACRIIRSARALGLRTVAVYSDADAGAAHTRLADEAVRLGPAPAARSYLDAERVLRAAADTGAGAIHPGYGFLSENAAFARAVEEAGLVFVGPSPDHLERFGDKHTARKAAAAAGLPMVAGSDTLPDADAAVAAAERIGYPVILKATSGGGGIGLRPCDDEAGLRAAFEQVERTARTHFGGGGVFLERFVSRARHIEVQVFGDGHGRVVTLGDRDCTLQRRNQKVVEEAPAPGLTDRVRDELHRTARELCAGVSYRSAGTVEFVYDVDRGEASFLEVNTRLQVEHPITEEITGVDLVAWMLRQARGEDVLAGVPDEGPVRTGHAVEARVYAEDPAHDFRPSPGLLTRVEFPEGVRVDGWAATGRRVTGDYDPLLAKVIVRGGDRRQAWDRLAAALADTRVDGVQTNLGLLRALAAHPDVRAVGHTTATCAGVGDPEPRIEVERAGTLTTVQDFPGRTGYWQVGVPPSGAMDDLALRLGNRALGNPEGAPGLECTIEGPALRFSHAATVCVTGAPAEVTVDGVPAAQWEPVEVPAGGLLDVGPARGPGMRTYVLVRGGLDVPEYLGSASTFTTGGYGGHSGRALLPGDVLRPAPVAEGAPEPAPVPAAERPAPPVPTEGGAHWDIEVSEGPHAAPEFLTREGMDAFYATAWRVHPQSARNGVRLSGPKQGWARLDGGEAGLHPSNVHDTAYSVGAVNLSGDTPVLLGPDGPSLGGFVCPVTVVSGSRWKVGQLRPGDTVRFHPVTEAAAERLHTEPAAAPLLRGGGGDGDDGVLGRVPAGADSPEVVYRRGGHDNILVEYGPMALDLGLRMRVHALMTALEEAGTEGIVDITPGVRSLHLHTDPERLPLRTLLGLLREVERDLPSAADLRVPSRTLNLPLSFDDPSIHEAIARYGTAVRDDAPWNPDNIEFIRRINGLDSVDRVRDIVFDASYLVLGLGDVYLGAPAATPLDPRHRLVTTKYNPARTWTPEAGVGIGGAYLCVYGMESPGGYQLIGRTVPIWSGLGQYGPFEPGVPWLLRFFDRIRWYPVGHEELLDLRADLLAGSHGLEIEDGEFVLADHERFLADNAGSIAAFRARQAAAFEAERLAWEASGEFDDRPEPEPVAPLALETPPGAAVVEAPLAASVWKVDVRPGDTVEEGQPVVRLEAMKLEVVVRAPRAGTISDILVTPGQHLDPGSALAVITQGETA; encoded by the coding sequence GTGTTCGATTCCGTGCTCGTCGCCAACCGCGGCGAGATCGCCTGCCGCATCATCCGATCCGCCCGTGCCCTGGGGCTGCGCACCGTCGCCGTGTACTCCGACGCCGACGCCGGCGCCGCGCACACCCGGCTGGCCGACGAGGCGGTCCGCCTGGGGCCCGCCCCGGCCGCCCGGAGCTACCTCGACGCCGAACGCGTCCTGAGGGCGGCCGCCGACACCGGGGCCGGGGCGATCCACCCCGGCTACGGGTTCCTGTCCGAGAACGCCGCCTTCGCCCGCGCGGTGGAGGAGGCGGGCCTGGTCTTCGTCGGCCCGTCCCCGGACCACCTGGAGCGGTTCGGCGACAAGCACACCGCCCGCAAGGCCGCCGCCGCGGCCGGACTGCCCATGGTCGCGGGCAGCGACACCCTGCCCGACGCCGACGCCGCGGTGGCCGCCGCCGAACGGATCGGCTACCCGGTCATCCTCAAGGCCACCTCCGGGGGCGGCGGCATCGGCCTGCGGCCGTGCGACGACGAGGCCGGGCTGCGCGCCGCCTTCGAGCAGGTGGAGCGGACGGCCCGCACCCACTTCGGCGGGGGCGGGGTGTTCCTGGAGCGCTTCGTCTCCCGGGCCCGGCACATCGAGGTCCAGGTGTTCGGGGACGGGCACGGCCGCGTGGTCACCCTGGGGGACCGCGACTGCACCCTCCAGCGCCGCAACCAGAAGGTCGTGGAGGAGGCGCCCGCCCCGGGCCTGACCGACCGCGTCCGCGACGAGCTGCACCGCACCGCCCGCGAACTGTGCGCGGGGGTGTCCTACCGCAGCGCCGGGACCGTGGAGTTCGTCTACGACGTCGACCGCGGCGAGGCGTCCTTCCTGGAGGTCAACACCCGGCTCCAGGTGGAGCACCCGATCACCGAGGAGATCACCGGCGTCGACCTGGTGGCGTGGATGCTGCGCCAGGCCCGCGGCGAGGACGTGCTCGCCGGCGTCCCCGACGAGGGCCCGGTCCGCACCGGGCACGCCGTCGAGGCGCGCGTGTACGCGGAGGACCCCGCCCACGACTTCCGTCCCAGCCCGGGCCTGCTCACGCGGGTGGAGTTCCCCGAGGGCGTCCGCGTGGACGGCTGGGCCGCCACCGGGCGCCGGGTGACCGGCGACTACGACCCGCTGCTGGCCAAGGTCATCGTGCGCGGCGGTGACCGGCGGCAGGCCTGGGACCGGCTGGCCGCCGCCCTGGCGGACACCCGCGTGGACGGGGTCCAGACCAACCTGGGGCTGCTGCGCGCCCTGGCCGCCCACCCGGACGTGCGCGCGGTCGGCCACACCACCGCGACCTGCGCGGGGGTGGGCGACCCCGAGCCGCGGATCGAGGTGGAGCGCGCCGGGACCCTCACCACCGTCCAGGACTTCCCCGGCCGCACCGGCTACTGGCAGGTGGGCGTCCCCCCGTCGGGCGCCATGGACGACCTCGCCCTGCGGCTGGGCAACCGCGCCCTGGGCAACCCCGAGGGCGCGCCCGGCCTGGAGTGCACCATCGAGGGCCCGGCCCTGCGGTTCTCGCACGCCGCCACCGTCTGCGTCACGGGCGCCCCCGCCGAGGTCACCGTGGACGGGGTCCCGGCCGCCCAGTGGGAGCCGGTGGAGGTCCCGGCGGGCGGCCTGCTCGACGTCGGCCCCGCCCGCGGCCCGGGCATGCGCACCTACGTGCTGGTGCGCGGCGGCCTGGACGTGCCCGAGTACCTGGGCAGCGCCTCCACGTTCACGACCGGCGGCTACGGCGGCCACAGCGGCCGCGCGCTCCTGCCGGGCGACGTGCTGCGCCCCGCGCCGGTCGCGGAGGGGGCCCCGGAACCCGCCCCCGTCCCCGCGGCGGAGCGGCCCGCCCCGCCCGTCCCCACCGAGGGCGGGGCGCACTGGGACATCGAGGTGTCCGAGGGGCCGCACGCCGCCCCCGAGTTCCTCACCCGGGAGGGCATGGACGCGTTCTACGCCACCGCCTGGCGGGTCCACCCCCAGTCGGCGCGCAACGGCGTGCGCCTGTCCGGCCCCAAGCAGGGCTGGGCCCGGCTGGACGGCGGCGAGGCGGGCCTGCACCCCTCCAACGTGCACGACACCGCCTACTCCGTCGGCGCCGTCAACCTGTCCGGCGACACCCCGGTGCTGCTCGGACCGGACGGCCCCAGCCTGGGCGGGTTCGTGTGCCCGGTCACCGTGGTCTCCGGCTCCCGGTGGAAGGTCGGCCAGCTCCGCCCCGGCGACACCGTCCGGTTCCACCCGGTCACCGAGGCCGCCGCCGAGCGCCTGCACACCGAGCCCGCCGCGGCGCCGCTGCTGCGCGGTGGCGGCGGCGACGGCGACGACGGCGTCCTGGGCCGCGTCCCCGCCGGGGCGGACTCCCCGGAGGTCGTCTACCGGCGCGGCGGGCACGACAACATCCTCGTCGAGTACGGGCCGATGGCCCTCGACCTGGGGCTGCGCATGCGCGTCCACGCCCTGATGACCGCCCTGGAGGAGGCGGGGACCGAGGGGATCGTCGACATCACCCCGGGCGTGCGCTCCCTGCACCTGCACACCGACCCCGAGCGCCTGCCGCTGCGCACCCTGCTGGGCCTGCTGCGGGAGGTCGAGCGGGACCTGCCGTCCGCCGCCGACCTGAGGGTGCCCAGCCGCACCCTGAACCTGCCGCTGTCCTTCGACGACCCGTCCATCCACGAGGCCATCGCCCGCTACGGCACCGCCGTGCGCGACGACGCCCCCTGGAACCCCGACAACATCGAGTTCATCCGCCGCATCAACGGCCTGGACTCGGTCGACCGGGTGCGCGACATCGTCTTCGACGCCTCCTACCTGGTGCTCGGCCTGGGCGACGTCTACCTGGGCGCACCCGCGGCCACCCCGCTGGACCCCCGCCACCGGCTGGTCACCACCAAGTACAACCCGGCCCGCACCTGGACCCCCGAGGCCGGGGTCGGCATCGGCGGCGCCTACCTGTGCGTGTACGGCATGGAGAGCCCCGGCGGCTACCAGCTGATCGGCCGCACCGTCCCCATCTGGTCGGGGCTGGGCCAGTACGGGCCGTTCGAGCCGGGCGTGCCCTGGCTGCTGCGGTTCTTCGACCGGATCCGGTGGTACCCGGTCGGCCACGAGGAGCTGCTGGACCTGCGGGCCGACCTGCTCGCCGGGAGCCACGGGCTCGAGATCGAGGACGGGGAGTTCGTCCTCGCCGACCACGAGCGCTTCCTGGCCGACAACGCCGGCTCCATCGCCGCCTTCCGGGCCCGCCAGGCCGCCGCGTTCGAGGCCGAGCGCCTGGCCTGGGAGGCGTCCGGGGAGTTCGACGACCGACCCGAACCCGAGCCGGTCGCCCCCCTGGCGCTGGAGACGCCGCCGGGCGCCGCCGTGGTGGAGGCGCCGCTGGCCGCCTCCGTGTGGAAGGTGGACGTCCGGCCGGGCGACACCGTCGAGGAGGGCCAGCCGGTCGTCCGCCTGGAGGCGATGAAGCTGGAGGTCGTGGTGCGCGCGCCCAGAGCGGGAACGATCTCCGACATCCTCGTCACCCCGGGCCAGCACCTCGACCCGGGGAGCGCCCTGGCCGTCATCACGCAAGGAGAGACCGCCTGA